A stretch of the Pseudomonas helvetica genome encodes the following:
- a CDS encoding metalloregulator ArsR/SmtB family transcription factor, with protein MSAADRLLHMLKTRGPQLAADAGRAMGTTGEAARQQFVKLAASGLVEAQSEARGVGRPSQVWRLTAAGHARFPDTHSELTVQLLQTVRETFGPEAIDRLIDVREQQSRTLYLQELASAETLQERVKRLAALRAREGYMAEWSEQPDGAFVLIENHCPICAAATACQGFCRAELDVFEQVLQARVERVEHILMNARRCAYRITPV; from the coding sequence ATGTCGGCTGCCGACCGACTGCTTCACATGCTCAAGACCCGCGGCCCGCAACTGGCGGCCGATGCCGGACGCGCGATGGGCACCACGGGGGAAGCGGCGCGCCAGCAGTTCGTCAAACTGGCCGCCAGTGGCCTGGTGGAGGCTCAGTCCGAGGCCCGAGGCGTCGGGCGCCCGTCGCAGGTCTGGCGTCTGACGGCGGCCGGCCATGCGCGGTTTCCCGATACCCATTCGGAGCTGACCGTGCAGCTCTTGCAGACCGTGCGCGAGACCTTCGGGCCCGAGGCCATCGATCGTCTGATCGACGTTCGCGAGCAGCAGAGTCGCACCTTGTACCTGCAAGAGCTGGCCAGTGCCGAGACCCTTCAGGAACGGGTCAAGCGCCTCGCGGCCCTGCGGGCCCGCGAGGGCTACATGGCCGAGTGGAGTGAGCAACCGGATGGGGCCTTTGTGCTGATCGAAAACCATTGTCCGATCTGCGCGGCGGCGACCGCGTGTCAGGGTTTCTGCCGTGCCGAACTGGATGTGTTCGAGCAGGTTCTGCAAGCCAGGGTTGAGCGTGTGGAGCACATTCTGATGAATGCCCGCCGTTGTGCTTACCGCATTACTCCGGTCTGA
- a CDS encoding aminotransferase class III-fold pyridoxal phosphate-dependent enzyme, whose amino-acid sequence MLLNRLVDDCYKHWTPSAAKLYRIANTGIERSAEGAIVTDHRGKHFIDCACSYGIFLVGHQNPQVKYASQRQLNRMAWQPEGLTHNSQHQLSETLKRLAPGEWGDVRYTMTGAEAIEQTLRYALKRQLPRKRIVVMRNAYHGKTLTTMAILGQQYQSNQHGLNRVMVDFIPYGDFAALEHAITDQVAAVYIEPILGGAHLTLPEAGYNTRIRELCSAHGCLMIADEIQTAFGRCGKWFGVDYDNVVPDIMVLSKGLTGGYAAIAAVMYSRALIDRQPLDPLEDQVCGQGGLPYACETALAAIHAIEEGQLIEKSQAASTQLCQGLQLLAEAYPQIISDAPAIGLMTGLRLKGAVWENLISMELSKRGVHSGHSLNEKASAPVLRFYPPLTISTAQVSQVLKALEESLEAVASKPRWLLKLMTPIIRNLYRIPYAMTPRSADR is encoded by the coding sequence ATGCTGCTTAACCGCCTGGTGGATGACTGCTACAAACACTGGACGCCCTCGGCGGCCAAGCTTTATCGCATTGCCAATACCGGCATCGAACGCTCCGCCGAAGGGGCGATCGTTACCGACCATCGCGGCAAGCACTTCATCGATTGTGCGTGCAGCTATGGAATATTCCTGGTCGGTCACCAGAACCCTCAGGTCAAGTACGCCAGCCAGCGTCAGCTGAACCGGATGGCCTGGCAGCCCGAGGGGCTGACCCACAATTCGCAGCACCAACTGAGCGAGACCCTCAAGCGTCTGGCTCCCGGCGAGTGGGGCGATGTGCGCTACACCATGACCGGTGCCGAAGCCATCGAGCAAACCTTACGCTATGCGCTCAAACGGCAGTTGCCGCGCAAACGGATCGTGGTCATGCGCAATGCCTACCATGGCAAAACCCTGACCACTATGGCGATCCTCGGCCAGCAGTACCAAAGCAACCAGCATGGCCTGAACCGCGTGATGGTTGACTTCATTCCCTACGGCGACTTCGCCGCCCTGGAACACGCCATCACCGACCAGGTGGCGGCGGTCTACATCGAGCCGATCCTCGGCGGTGCCCACCTGACGTTGCCCGAAGCCGGCTACAACACGCGGATCCGCGAGTTGTGCAGCGCCCACGGCTGCCTGATGATCGCCGATGAAATCCAGACGGCGTTCGGTCGCTGCGGCAAATGGTTCGGCGTCGATTACGACAACGTGGTGCCTGACATCATGGTGCTGTCCAAGGGCTTGACTGGCGGCTACGCAGCCATCGCGGCGGTGATGTACAGCCGCGCCTTGATCGACCGGCAGCCACTCGACCCTCTTGAAGATCAGGTCTGCGGCCAGGGCGGTTTGCCCTATGCCTGCGAAACGGCCCTGGCCGCAATTCATGCGATTGAAGAAGGCCAACTGATCGAAAAATCCCAGGCTGCCAGCACACAGTTGTGTCAGGGATTGCAGCTACTGGCCGAAGCCTACCCGCAGATCATCAGCGACGCGCCAGCGATTGGCCTGATGACCGGTTTACGCCTCAAGGGCGCGGTGTGGGAAAACCTGATCAGCATGGAACTGAGCAAACGCGGGGTTCACTCAGGGCACTCGTTGAACGAAAAAGCCTCGGCGCCGGTGTTGCGTTTCTATCCACCGCTGACCATCAGCACCGCGCAAGTGAGCCAGGTCCTCAAGGCCCTGGAAGAATCCCTCGAGGCCGTCGCCAGCAAGCCGCGCTGGCTGCTCAAACTGATGACGCCGATCATCCGCAATCTCTACCGCATCCCCTACGCCATGACCCCACGGAGCGCAGACCGATGA
- a CDS encoding aminotransferase class III-fold pyridoxal phosphate-dependent enzyme produces the protein MTNHPEQTWAVEGQYESFIDNRGHQLIDLSGGFGLQVPEVVQAVSRQVDKIGLSNRVLLSAPLIELCKQLSEFMPEGLENSYVCNSGDEAFEGALKLARSLNPHRRTVIAVGGVAYGSLSYGRYLSAPGLYPESGEFLGIKVVHVDSVHDLPDMAIWQDCFALCYGPLRTAANGLLEAVDPMLIASLERIANSQRIVTLFNDVDTCLGSVGHLLSQNLSGARPDIVVLGKSLGGGCIPIGTYTCSHALAYKAYGKATPAKHGSTTAGNPPSCIAAQTALRYAQEQRLDQRSLDNGKALASELADLNARAIGGIVKVPLASTEQALEAQRALYAAGVHIRRPSGRELLLRCPLVARTERVVDAAHLIKRTLQYAA, from the coding sequence ATGACGAATCATCCAGAGCAAACCTGGGCCGTCGAAGGCCAGTACGAAAGCTTCATCGACAACCGCGGCCATCAACTGATTGACCTCAGTGGCGGGTTCGGCCTGCAAGTGCCCGAAGTGGTGCAGGCCGTGAGTCGGCAGGTCGATAAAATCGGCCTGTCCAACCGTGTCCTGCTGTCCGCGCCGTTGATCGAGTTGTGCAAGCAACTCAGCGAGTTCATGCCCGAAGGGCTGGAGAACTCGTACGTCTGCAACTCTGGCGACGAGGCGTTTGAAGGTGCGCTGAAACTCGCGCGTTCGCTCAACCCCCATCGGCGCACAGTGATCGCCGTGGGGGGCGTGGCGTACGGTTCATTGTCTTACGGGCGCTACCTGAGCGCCCCTGGGCTTTATCCGGAGTCCGGGGAGTTTCTGGGGATCAAGGTGGTGCACGTCGACTCGGTGCACGACCTGCCGGACATGGCGATCTGGCAGGACTGTTTTGCCCTGTGCTACGGCCCGTTGCGCACGGCCGCCAACGGGCTGCTGGAAGCGGTCGATCCGATGCTGATCGCCAGTCTGGAACGGATCGCCAACAGCCAGCGAATTGTGACCCTGTTCAATGACGTCGACACCTGCCTGGGCAGCGTCGGGCATCTGCTGTCGCAGAACCTGTCCGGTGCGCGCCCGGACATCGTCGTCCTGGGCAAAAGCCTGGGCGGCGGCTGCATCCCCATCGGCACCTACACCTGCAGTCATGCGCTGGCCTACAAGGCCTACGGCAAAGCCACACCGGCCAAACACGGGAGCACCACGGCGGGTAACCCGCCATCGTGCATCGCGGCACAGACTGCCCTGCGCTACGCGCAGGAACAGCGGCTGGACCAGCGCAGTCTCGACAACGGCAAGGCGCTGGCCAGCGAACTGGCCGACCTCAATGCAAGGGCCATCGGTGGCATCGTCAAAGTTCCGCTGGCCAGCACCGAGCAAGCCCTCGAGGCGCAACGGGCGCTGTACGCCGCCGGTGTGCATATTCGCCGGCCAAGCGGGCGCGAACTGCTCTTGCGTTGCCCATTGGTCGCGCGCACGGAGCGCGTGGTCGACGCCGCACACCTGATAAAAAGGACTTTGCAATATGCTGCTTAA
- a CDS encoding TauD/TfdA family dioxygenase, whose translation MTQSTYQASVITDRAYALSADTAAVFEELSNAGVIIFRNCIQSLDEFGAFVKKHSSRLSLDPGRVIAKGVAQLVDAGTDAVGLHCENGNAPIWPDLTWFFCEIAPTKGSQTTLCDGVKVYQELSEEARQRFESSRIRYRRTVTGEKWRKIVSYYKPEIQQLEDASFEHLSEIIGQDPNTRMEYNPSTDCVAYAYSVPACQTSSFCEHPAFANSILGPSFNYEKPVIDFENGEEIPADLLAEIIAVTERNTHTVGWQDLDLVMIDNRRVMHGRQAIIDDQRRIFNALSYR comes from the coding sequence ATGACTCAATCTACTTATCAGGCGAGTGTCATCACCGATCGCGCGTATGCCTTGAGCGCCGACACTGCGGCGGTTTTCGAAGAGCTTTCGAACGCCGGCGTGATTATCTTCCGCAACTGCATCCAGTCGCTGGACGAGTTCGGTGCCTTCGTGAAAAAACACAGTTCGCGCCTGAGCCTGGACCCGGGTCGCGTGATCGCCAAAGGCGTCGCACAACTGGTCGACGCCGGCACCGATGCTGTAGGCCTGCACTGCGAAAACGGCAACGCGCCGATCTGGCCTGACCTGACCTGGTTCTTCTGCGAGATCGCCCCCACCAAAGGTTCGCAAACCACCTTGTGCGATGGGGTGAAGGTCTACCAGGAACTCAGCGAAGAGGCCCGTCAGCGCTTCGAGAGCAGCCGCATCCGCTACCGCCGCACGGTGACGGGCGAAAAGTGGCGCAAGATCGTCAGCTACTACAAACCGGAAATCCAGCAGCTGGAAGACGCCAGCTTCGAGCACCTGAGCGAGATCATCGGCCAGGACCCCAACACCCGGATGGAGTACAACCCAAGCACCGATTGCGTGGCCTACGCCTACAGTGTCCCGGCGTGCCAGACCTCCAGTTTCTGTGAGCACCCAGCCTTCGCCAACAGCATTCTCGGGCCGTCCTTCAACTACGAAAAACCGGTGATCGACTTCGAGAACGGCGAAGAGATTCCCGCCGACCTGCTGGCGGAAATCATCGCGGTCACCGAACGCAATACGCATACCGTGGGCTGGCAGGACCTGGACCTGGTGATGATCGACAACCGTCGGGTGATGCACGGCCGGCAAGCGATCATCGATGACCAGCGTCGCATTTTCAATGCGCTGAGCTATCGGTAA
- a CDS encoding AMP-binding protein: MTHFVEDLLAQAQRTPDAVCVVDIPAADGTGGRRLTYTQVLEHARQLGQHMNRQFTDEKRTIGIVMRNSSDWVIADFACLLFGFTSLPLPLGFSKYQAEHLAFECSGFLVDDKGRETLEKRWEIDLNASRLIHVPSALETPAPVPTGPSFIDSADAEWTCKVIHTSGTTSKPKGVKQSLGGLSAVLQSLLGVVPASYQERYLSVVPLSLLIEQVTAVYLPLLSGGTVYFLDEHTPLIGEAGFDTSAILAQLLKTRASAVTVPPIMLDVLLEVAEQNTDTELLSLLRNELYITAGGAPISSEKLQRLSAQGIQVHQGYGLSENGSVVSVNTPANSKLGSVGKPLPHVQVRVTDQQRVEIKSSSMFQGYSWVDPSACSFTEDGWLRTGDIGEFDDQGFLFITGREKNIICLPNGRNVSPEQIELEFKEQTGVNDALMFMTTDGQLAIVLSIGPLFDHQHTRDWAQQRFSEVELPQAIWPLAPDAPQLQSLYALNGPARRAHASDLHRQTCTH; this comes from the coding sequence ATGACGCATTTCGTCGAAGACTTGCTGGCCCAGGCCCAACGCACACCGGATGCCGTGTGCGTCGTCGATATTCCTGCGGCAGACGGCACGGGTGGGCGGCGCCTGACCTACACCCAGGTGCTGGAGCATGCCCGGCAGCTGGGGCAACACATGAACCGTCAGTTCACCGACGAAAAGCGCACCATCGGCATCGTCATGCGCAACAGCAGCGACTGGGTCATCGCCGACTTCGCCTGCCTGCTCTTCGGCTTCACCTCCTTGCCGCTGCCGTTGGGCTTCAGCAAGTACCAGGCCGAACACCTGGCCTTCGAATGCTCGGGCTTCCTGGTCGATGACAAAGGCCGGGAGACGTTGGAAAAGCGCTGGGAAATCGACCTGAACGCCAGCCGCCTGATCCATGTGCCCAGCGCACTCGAGACCCCGGCTCCGGTGCCGACGGGCCCGAGCTTCATCGACAGCGCCGATGCCGAATGGACCTGCAAAGTCATCCACACCTCCGGCACCACCAGCAAGCCCAAAGGCGTGAAGCAAAGCCTGGGCGGCCTGAGCGCCGTGCTGCAATCGCTACTCGGCGTGGTCCCGGCCAGCTATCAAGAGCGCTACCTGTCGGTGGTGCCGCTGAGCCTGTTGATCGAACAGGTCACGGCGGTCTACCTGCCGCTGCTGTCCGGCGGCACGGTGTACTTCCTCGACGAGCACACGCCGTTGATCGGCGAAGCGGGCTTCGACACCTCGGCGATTCTGGCGCAACTGCTCAAAACCCGGGCAAGCGCGGTGACCGTACCGCCGATCATGCTCGACGTGCTCCTTGAAGTGGCCGAGCAAAACACCGACACGGAGCTGCTGTCGTTGCTGCGCAACGAGTTGTACATCACCGCCGGTGGCGCTCCGATCAGCAGCGAAAAACTGCAGCGCCTGAGCGCGCAGGGTATTCAGGTTCATCAAGGTTACGGATTGAGCGAGAACGGTTCGGTGGTGAGCGTCAACACCCCGGCCAACAGCAAGCTGGGCAGCGTTGGCAAACCCCTGCCGCACGTCCAGGTCCGGGTGACGGATCAGCAACGGGTAGAAATCAAAAGCAGCTCGATGTTCCAGGGCTACTCGTGGGTCGATCCGAGCGCCTGCTCCTTCACCGAGGATGGCTGGCTGCGCACCGGTGATATCGGCGAGTTCGATGACCAGGGTTTCCTGTTCATCACCGGACGCGAGAAAAATATCATCTGCCTGCCCAATGGCCGCAATGTTTCTCCGGAACAAATCGAGCTGGAGTTCAAAGAGCAAACCGGCGTGAACGATGCACTGATGTTCATGACCACGGACGGGCAACTGGCGATCGTACTCAGCATCGGACCGCTATTCGATCACCAGCACACCCGGGACTGGGCGCAACAGCGCTTCTCGGAAGTCGAACTGCCGCAGGCCATCTGGCCACTGGCGCCGGACGCCCCGCAGTTGCAAAGCCTCTATGCCCTCAATGGCCCGGCCCGTAGAGCGCACGCCTCCGACCTGCATCGTCAGACATGTACTCACTAA
- a CDS encoding thermostable hemolysin: MRTQVAKRNTLLWKSAVDFVKRRYMKAFNAIIEPSPEYFLIVFDNNDSIQSCAGFSFAKSGPLLSECYLDSPSEETLSRITNTRIERDSIVEIGNTASINSAAGQTLFNMLSMVTWCMGARYVLCTCTPQLIKSMGYCNVKVNKICDADPQRMTPQAEVEWGSYYEQTPITGYIKLGDMKRHYHETVLKTVFRLDVQSEQAA, from the coding sequence ATGCGTACTCAAGTAGCCAAACGCAACACCCTACTCTGGAAGTCCGCCGTTGACTTTGTTAAACGTCGGTATATGAAAGCCTTTAACGCCATCATCGAGCCATCTCCCGAGTACTTTTTAATCGTATTCGATAACAATGACTCCATTCAGTCGTGTGCCGGTTTCAGTTTCGCCAAGTCAGGCCCTCTATTGTCCGAGTGTTATCTGGACTCACCGTCCGAGGAGACGCTGTCGCGCATCACCAACACCCGGATTGAACGCGACAGCATCGTCGAAATCGGCAATACCGCATCGATCAATTCGGCTGCCGGCCAGACCCTGTTCAACATGCTCTCAATGGTGACCTGGTGCATGGGCGCACGCTACGTGCTGTGCACCTGCACACCGCAATTGATCAAATCGATGGGCTACTGCAACGTCAAGGTCAACAAGATCTGCGATGCCGACCCGCAACGCATGACCCCACAAGCGGAAGTCGAATGGGGCTCCTACTACGAGCAGACGCCCATCACCGGCTACATCAAGCTGGGCGATATGAAGCGTCACTATCACGAGACCGTCCTCAAGACCGTTTTCCGACTCGACGTGCAGAGCGAGCAAGCAGCATGA
- a CDS encoding LysR family transcriptional regulator — MFSRISLDQWQAFVSTVECGGFQQAGEYMFKSQSAVSHSVNRMETLLGQELFLIEGRKAVLTPLGQALLPQAKHLLGSAKKLERLAIQYQPGLCIEHSLAVDMLFPANVLEQALSRFSSVLQGYHVRLHETAVSGAYELLENGKVELGIASSLPEGYIQEFLLNVSLLCVVASDHSLAHFNGELSLADMKDYRQIVVSDSAIRNSQNSSWSGASQCWTVSNLSTALTFVERGLGFAWLPEHMVSDKLASGQLRLVPLCHQRECNVPMYMGFLEEYRFNPEVRLMTDIIREQCRNINSAKADTLALAL; from the coding sequence ATGTTTTCCAGGATCAGTCTCGACCAGTGGCAGGCTTTTGTTTCTACAGTCGAGTGTGGAGGTTTCCAGCAGGCCGGCGAGTATATGTTCAAGTCACAGTCGGCCGTCAGCCATTCGGTCAACCGCATGGAAACCCTGCTGGGTCAGGAACTGTTCCTGATCGAGGGGCGCAAGGCCGTATTGACACCTCTGGGCCAGGCCCTGTTGCCTCAGGCCAAGCATCTGCTGGGCTCGGCGAAAAAGCTTGAGCGACTGGCCATTCAGTACCAGCCGGGGTTGTGTATCGAACACTCGCTGGCGGTCGACATGCTGTTTCCCGCCAACGTGCTGGAGCAAGCGCTGTCACGCTTTTCTTCGGTTTTGCAGGGGTACCATGTCCGGCTTCACGAAACGGCCGTGTCCGGCGCATACGAATTGCTGGAAAACGGCAAGGTCGAGTTGGGCATCGCCAGTAGTCTGCCGGAGGGCTATATCCAGGAGTTCCTGCTCAACGTTTCACTGCTGTGTGTCGTGGCGTCTGATCACTCTCTGGCCCATTTCAATGGCGAGCTGAGCCTGGCTGACATGAAAGACTACCGGCAAATCGTGGTTAGCGATTCGGCTATCCGCAACTCCCAGAACAGCAGTTGGTCCGGCGCGTCCCAGTGCTGGACCGTAAGCAACCTGAGCACCGCGCTGACGTTTGTCGAACGCGGTCTGGGTTTTGCCTGGTTGCCTGAACACATGGTCAGCGACAAGCTGGCGAGCGGTCAGTTGCGCCTGGTACCACTGTGTCATCAACGCGAATGCAACGTGCCGATGTATATGGGATTCCTGGAAGAGTACAGGTTCAACCCGGAAGTCCGGCTGATGACCGACATCATTCGCGAGCAGTGCCGGAACATTAATAGCGCCAAGGCCGATACTCTGGCCCTGGCGCTCTGA
- a CDS encoding DUF1508 domain-containing protein — MYFEIYRQSRGTPLTGKGQWRWRLRAANHETVASGESYVNKADCLHVIGLIKSVHNETSVKEI; from the coding sequence ATGTACTTTGAGATCTACAGGCAGTCACGAGGCACCCCGCTTACCGGGAAGGGCCAATGGCGCTGGCGTTTAAGGGCGGCCAATCATGAGACGGTTGCCAGCGGCGAGTCGTACGTCAACAAGGCGGATTGCCTGCACGTGATCGGGTTGATCAAAAGCGTCCACAACGAAACGTCGGTGAAGGAAATCTAG
- a CDS encoding glycosyltransferase family 2 protein, with protein sequence MTHQHGTHWGEHVALSLVIPVFNEAATIDLFMARITDVFKDEALVGLEMVFVNDGSTDTTLELLLERQKTDPRVRIVDLSRNFGKEAALTAGLQTATGQVVVPIDVDLQDPPEVVLQMIARWREGYEVVLGHRVSRHNDSWAKQTSANWFYHLHNKISDQPLPKNVGDFRLMDRCVIDALQTLPESRRFMKGLFAWVGFRTTHVDYERPERVAGESKFNGWRLWNFALEGITSFSTDPLKVWTYLGLLVSVVSFSFATFIVLRTLLTGIDVPGYASLMVAVTFLGGLQLIGIGVLGEYLGRTYIESKRRPVFLVRRVHNAKD encoded by the coding sequence GTGACTCATCAGCATGGAACGCATTGGGGCGAGCATGTGGCGCTATCGCTCGTCATTCCGGTCTTTAATGAAGCTGCCACCATCGATTTGTTCATGGCGCGGATCACTGACGTCTTCAAGGATGAGGCGCTGGTCGGTCTGGAGATGGTGTTCGTCAATGACGGCAGTACCGACACCACGCTGGAGCTGCTTCTGGAGCGCCAGAAGACTGACCCCCGCGTGCGAATCGTCGATCTGAGTCGCAATTTCGGCAAGGAAGCGGCGTTGACCGCGGGCTTGCAGACTGCCACTGGCCAGGTGGTAGTGCCCATCGATGTCGATCTCCAGGACCCTCCCGAAGTTGTCCTCCAGATGATCGCCCGCTGGCGTGAAGGCTATGAAGTGGTGCTGGGCCATCGCGTGAGTCGTCACAACGACTCTTGGGCCAAGCAAACCTCCGCCAACTGGTTTTATCACCTGCACAACAAAATCTCTGATCAGCCGCTGCCGAAAAATGTCGGTGATTTTCGGCTCATGGACCGCTGCGTGATCGATGCCTTGCAGACCTTGCCGGAGTCACGGCGTTTCATGAAGGGCTTGTTCGCCTGGGTCGGGTTTCGGACGACCCATGTCGATTACGAGCGTCCGGAGCGGGTGGCGGGGGAAAGCAAATTCAATGGCTGGCGCTTGTGGAATTTCGCGCTGGAAGGCATCACCAGTTTCAGCACCGACCCGCTCAAGGTCTGGACGTATCTGGGGCTGTTGGTGTCGGTGGTTTCTTTTTCATTTGCCACTTTCATTGTGCTGCGGACGTTGTTGACCGGGATCGATGTCCCGGGCTACGCCTCGCTGATGGTTGCCGTCACCTTTCTGGGGGGGCTGCAATTGATCGGTATCGGGGTGCTGGGTGAGTACCTGGGCAGAACCTACATCGAATCAAAACGCCGCCCGGTTTTTCTGGTGCGTCGCGTCCATAACGCCAAGGACTGA
- a CDS encoding methyltransferase domain-containing protein: MDLKETDILGSSIEQHWYYRSKAAATTRLLGNARVDRILDVGAGSGFFSHHLLTHTAATEAWCVDISYEADSDATTAGKPVHYRRSIDSVDADLVLLMDVLEHVDDDVGLLKAYVDKVPSGSRFLITVPAFQFLWSGHDDFLEHKRRYTLAQMEAVARDSGLIVKKGAYYFGAVFPIAATLRLLSQGAQPSPPRSQLKQHHPLVNTLLKTLCSIERPFMGANRLAGLTVFVLAQKP, from the coding sequence ATGGATCTCAAGGAAACCGACATCCTCGGTTCAAGCATCGAGCAGCATTGGTATTACCGCTCGAAAGCGGCGGCGACGACTCGTTTGCTGGGCAATGCGCGGGTCGACAGGATTCTTGACGTAGGTGCGGGTTCGGGGTTCTTTTCCCATCATCTGCTGACCCATACGGCAGCCACCGAGGCCTGGTGCGTGGACATCAGCTACGAAGCGGATTCGGATGCCACGACCGCCGGGAAACCGGTGCACTATCGCCGTTCGATCGACTCGGTTGATGCCGATCTGGTGCTGCTGATGGATGTGCTGGAACATGTCGATGACGATGTCGGGTTACTCAAGGCGTACGTCGATAAAGTCCCGTCCGGGAGTCGTTTCCTGATAACCGTGCCGGCGTTCCAGTTTCTCTGGAGTGGGCACGATGACTTTCTTGAACACAAACGGCGCTATACCTTGGCGCAAATGGAAGCAGTGGCCAGGGACTCCGGTTTGATAGTGAAGAAGGGGGCTTATTATTTCGGCGCGGTGTTCCCGATTGCAGCGACCCTGCGGTTGCTGTCCCAAGGCGCACAGCCTTCGCCGCCACGCTCGCAACTCAAGCAGCACCATCCATTGGTCAATACGCTGCTCAAGACCTTGTGCAGTATCGAACGTCCGTTCATGGGCGCGAACCGCCTGGCGGGTCTGACGGTGTTCGTGCTGGCGCAGAAACCGTGA
- a CDS encoding GtrA family protein, protein MTSAEKSALIKRGLRFAVTGLFVTALHAVVAVLLINYVLALPPVANGVAFSVATLVSYVINTSWSFSSRLHGRTLARFMMVSGAGLLLAMLVAWAAQMAGLHYLLGIGAVALTIPAFTFVLHNFWTYR, encoded by the coding sequence GTGACCTCAGCCGAAAAATCAGCCCTGATCAAGCGTGGCCTGCGTTTTGCCGTGACCGGGTTATTCGTAACGGCCCTGCATGCGGTGGTGGCCGTGTTGCTCATCAACTACGTGCTGGCGCTGCCACCCGTGGCCAACGGTGTAGCGTTTTCTGTGGCGACCCTGGTTTCTTATGTGATCAACACGAGCTGGAGTTTTTCCAGCCGATTGCATGGCCGGACGCTGGCGCGCTTCATGATGGTTTCCGGGGCCGGTTTACTACTGGCGATGCTGGTGGCCTGGGCCGCACAAATGGCCGGGCTTCATTACTTGCTGGGGATAGGGGCGGTGGCGCTGACCATTCCGGCCTTTACGTTTGTATTGCATAACTTCTGGACGTATCGATGA